The following is a genomic window from Aquificota bacterium.
GGTAAGTAGCCTCATCTTTCTTACTCCAAGGTCAAGGAGTATTTGAACCCCTATACCATAATCCCTAAGGTCTGCAGGGTAGCCTATCTTTTCATTCGCCTCCACCGTATCGTAGCCCATATCTTGTAGGTGATAGGCTTTTATCTTATTAACTATGCCTATGCCCCTTCCTTCATGACCCATTATGTAGACAAGGACGCCCTTGCCCTCTTGGGCTATTGCTTCCATGGCAGCTTCAAGCTGCGACCTACAATCACATCTCAAGGATTTAAACACATCACCCGTTAAGCACTCAGAATGGACCCTTACAAGCACAGGCTCATCTTCCTTCCACTCACCCATGGTAAGGGCCACTTGCTCCTCTCCGGTAAGCACATGCCTATAGGCGTGTATCTTGAAAAAGCCATACCTGGTTGGTAGGTTGGCCGTTGCCTCTCTTACCACAAGCCTTTCTCTTTTTAGCCTGTATCTTATTAGGTCCGCTATGGTGATGATCTTAAGGTTGAATTTTTTGGCAAACTCCATAAGGTCAGGAAGCCTTGCCATGGTGCCATCATCCTTCATTATCTCGCATATAACGCCTGCAGGATAAAGGCCTGCAAGCCTTGCCAGGTCCACGCTTGCTTCTGTATGCCCAGCCCTCTCCAAAACACCACCAGGCTTTGCCTTTAGAGGGAAAACATGCCCAGGCCTTATAAAATCCGTTGGCTTTGCCTCTGGACTTATGGCAAGTTTTATAGTTATAGCTCTATCAAAGGCGGATATACCGGTAGTTGTGCCAAACCTTGGATGGGCATCTATGGAAACGCAAAAGTAGGTTCCTTTTGGGTCCGTGTTCCTAATGGCCATAGGATAAAGGTCAAGCTCTTCACACCTTTGGGGAGTTAAGGTAAGACATATAAGGCCCCTTCCATACTTTGCCATAAAGTTTATAGCCTCGGGTGTTACCTTCTCTGCAGCCATTACCAAATCGCCTTCATTCTCCCTGTCTGGGTCATCCACCACTATAACCATCTTACCCTGGGCTATATCCTCAAGGGCCTCTTCAATGGTGTTGAATTTAAACTCCATAACTTAACCTCCTTCACCTTGAGTATCCTTATCCCTTTTTATAAATCCTTTTACCTTTTCCCAAAGCTCATCCAAAAGGCTTTTTCTATATGCTTGTTCAATGGGAACTATTTCCTTTTCATTGGTTGCTTTTTTCAATTCTTCCCTATATTCACCCCTCCACCTATCTATAATAGGGCTTCCATAATGCACCCATACATGGTCAATTAATAAAAAGGCTATTATTATGCCTACTATCCATCTTACCATGTTTATCTAATAAAATAATCTTTTGCATGGAACATATCAAGT
Proteins encoded in this region:
- a CDS encoding bifunctional 3,4-dihydroxy-2-butanone-4-phosphate synthase/GTP cyclohydrolase II, which translates into the protein MEFKFNTIEEALEDIAQGKMVIVVDDPDRENEGDLVMAAEKVTPEAINFMAKYGRGLICLTLTPQRCEELDLYPMAIRNTDPKGTYFCVSIDAHPRFGTTTGISAFDRAITIKLAISPEAKPTDFIRPGHVFPLKAKPGGVLERAGHTEASVDLARLAGLYPAGVICEIMKDDGTMARLPDLMEFAKKFNLKIITIADLIRYRLKRERLVVREATANLPTRYGFFKIHAYRHVLTGEEQVALTMGEWKEDEPVLVRVHSECLTGDVFKSLRCDCRSQLEAAMEAIAQEGKGVLVYIMGHEGRGIGIVNKIKAYHLQDMGYDTVEANEKIGYPADLRDYGIGVQILLDLGVRKMRLLTNNPRKIVALEGYGLEVVERVPLKIPACEHNQRYLEAKKTKLGHLL